One Oryza brachyantha chromosome 3, ObraRS2, whole genome shotgun sequence DNA segment encodes these proteins:
- the LOC102704043 gene encoding noroxomaritidine synthase-like codes for MAFACTLHLALCFLCFSVFYYHHMVSKRKSRAIPLCWPLVGMLPELLANRHRIHGWITSLLAVSKLNFRFTGPTSSSMRLFITCDPANVRHVFTSNFCNYPKGPDFAEIFDIFGGGIFNVDGDAWRRQRAKAQLLMCRPQFRAFVSRCSRAKVETSLLPLLAHFAATGEACNLQDVFMRLTFDTTTMMVSGADAGCLATSLPEVAFARAVDDVMRVLLVRHIVPLSWWKLARRLGVGYERTMAEALRTCDLFVHETIEKRRAEKARGEAEDSADLLSSYINDDEESADAFLRDTTMNLISAGRDASAMALSWFFYLLTKNPHVVSKILEELRAIDSIATADGMVTFDSDELRPLVYLHAALSETLRLYPPVPLEHKGVLAADVLPSGHGVRPGDKIVVSLFAMARMDAVWGNDCREFRPERWVTKDGKLRYVPSYKFMAFSSGPRTCLGKDMAFVQLKAVAAAVLKNFEVEAVPGHVVEPALSIVLHMKNGFMVRVKRRTTNAQLL; via the coding sequence ATGGCTTTCGCTTGCACTCTGCACCTCGCGCTCTGTTTCCTCTGCTTTAGCGTTTTCTACTACCACCACATGGTGTCGAAGAGGAAGAGCCGTGCCATCCCACTGTGCTGGCCATTGGTGGGCATGCTCCCTGAGCTCTTGGCCAACCGCCACCGCATCCATGGCTGGATCACCTCCTTGCTCGCCGTCTCCAAGCTCAACTTCCGGTTCACTGGCCCGACGAGCTCCAGCATGCGGCTCTTCATCACCTGCGACCCGGCCAATGTCCGGCACGTCTTCACCTCCAACTTCTGCAACTACCCCAAGGGCCCAGATTTCGCCGAGATCTTCGACAtcttcggcggcggcatctTCAACGTGGACGGCGACGCCTGGCGCCGCCAGCGAGCCAAGGCCCAGCTGCTGATGTGCAGGCCCCAGTTCCGGGCCTTCGTGTCGCGGTGCAGTCGCGCCAAGGTGGAGACGTCGCTGCTCCCGCTGCTCGCCCACTTCGCGGCGACGGGGGAGGCGTGCAACCTGCAGGACGTGTTCATGAGGCTGACGTTCGACACGACGACCATGATGGTgtccggcgccgacgccgggtGCCTCGCGACCAGCTTGCCCGAGGTGGCCTTCGCGCGCGCGGTGGACGACGTGATGCGAGTGCTCCTCGTCCGGCACATCGTCCCGCTGTCATGGTGGAAGCTGGCGAGGAGGCTGGGCGTCGGGTACGAGCGGACGATGGCTGAGGCGTTGCGCACCTGTGACCTGTTCGTCCACGAGACGATCGAGAAGCGACGGGCAGAGAAGGCTCGAGGAGAGGCCGAGGATTCGGCTGATCTGCTCTCGTCCTACAtcaacgacgacgaggagagcGCGGACGCCTTCCTCCGTGACACGACCATGAACCTGATCTCCGCCGGCCGCGACGCTTCGGCCATGGCCCTGTCATGGTTCTTCTACCTCCTCACCAAGAACCCACACGTAGTGTCCAAGATCCTGGAGGAGCTTCGCGCCATCGACagcatcgccaccgccgacggcATGGTGACCTTCGACTCGGACGAGCTCAGGCCGCTCGTGTACCTGCACGCCGCCCTGTCCGAAACACTCAGGCTGTACCCGCCCGTGCCTCTGGAGCACAAGGgcgtgctcgccgccgacgtgctgcCGAGCGGGCACGGCGTGCGTCCCGGGGACAAGATCGTGGTGTCGCTGTTCGCGATGGCGAGGATGGACGCCGTGTGGGGCAACGACTGCCGGGAGTTCAGGCCGGAGCGGTGGGTGACGAAGGACGGCAAGCTGCGGTACGTGCCGTCGTACAAGTTCATGGCCTTCAGCTCAGGGCCACGGACCTGCCTCGGCAAGGACATGGCGTTCGTGCAGCTCAAGGCCGTGGCCGCGGCCGTGTTGAAGAACTTCGAGGTCGAGGCCGTTCCCGGCCACGTCGTCGAGCCCGCGCTCTCCATCGTGCTTCACATGAAGAATGGCTTCATGGTCAGGGTTAAGAGAAGGACGACAAATGCTCAACTTCTTTAA
- the LOC102720496 gene encoding uncharacterized protein LOC102720496 has protein sequence MMLPDDCVSEGLSSPIAAQILDFCDDGLGDDLFTAVATTSQQFAAYSEDGSSSSTATPPLCSKSDDIAAVADTAFSPLLSFDSTLSAFLEQEQNPDQDAKLLSSIDETLTAPAYFPVATEANIEQFSQIMVPDHTAEPMPPMQISRATAALMPIASGYDDKCLTAALAGEYMGLDETLYHQTGVMIPNCNVEAPQVGFFNHNSTSNNDMVMMDMNNFGEYQRMMEGEGLTRTYSDKDSMQGAFNNAEEMQMGENNQNMIAGCNESPLTLPSTEGSSLEDTPYKGVRLTAEQRKEKISRYIKKRNERNFSKKIKYACRKTLADSRPRVRGRFAKNDELCEATRSSSQNFEQYEHAVGMKGEDMLDSSDILAHLSGMNSYGYKYNYTVESWI, from the exons ATGATGCTTCCCGACGATTGCGTCAGT GAAGGCCTCTCAAGCCCCATAGCTGCTCAAATTCTTGATTTCTGCGATGACGGCCTGGGTGATGATCTATTCACTGCTGTGGCTACTACCTCTCAGCAATTTGCAGCCTATTCCGAGGATGGTTCATCATCGTCCACAGCCACACCTCCTCTCTGCAGTAAAAGCGATGACATTGCAGCAGTTGCAGACACAGCTTTCTCCCCATTACTCTCCTTTGACTCCACCCTCTCGGCCTTCCTTGAGCAAGAGCAAAACCCTGACCAGGACGCCAAGCTACTTTCCTCCATTGATGAAACCCTTACAGCACCAGCATACTTTCCAGTTGCCACTGAGGCCAACATAGAGCAATTCAGCCAAATAATGGTTCCAGATCACACAGCTGAACCAATGCCCCCAATGCAAATTAGCAGGGCTACAGCTGCCCTGATGCCCATTGCTTCAGGGTACGATGACAAGTGTCTCACAGCAGCACTAGCTGGAGAGTACATGGGCCTGGATGAAACCCTGTATCATCAGACAGGGGTAATGATTCCGAATTGCAATGTGGAGGCACCACAAGTAGGATTTTTCAACCATAACAGTACTAGTAACAATGATATGGTGATGATGGATATGAATAATTTCGGTGAGTACCAGAGGATGATGGAAGGTGAAGGACTGACCAGAACATATAGTGACAAAGATTCCATGCAGGGGGCATTTAATAATGCTGAAGAGATGCAG ATGGGAGAAAATAACCAGAACATGATAGCTGGATGCAATGAAAGCCCATTAACATTGCCTTCAACAGAAGGCTCAAGCTTGGAAGATACCCCCTACAAAGGTGTGCGTCTAACAGCTGAgcagagaaaggaaaagatcTCCAGGTACATAAAGAAAAGGAACGAAAGAAACttcagcaaaaaaataaag TACGCTTGTAGAAAAACCTTAGCAGATAGCAGGCCTCGTGTCCGCGGAAGGTTTGCGAAGAATGATGAACTCTGTGAAGCTACAAGATCAAGCTcccaaaattttgaacaatATGAACATGCT GTGGGCATGAAGGGAGAAGACATGCTTGATTCTTCCGATATTCTAGCACATTTAAGTGGGATGAACTCTTACGGCTATAAGTACAACTACACTGTGGAATCCTGGATATAA
- the LOC102703763 gene encoding uncharacterized protein LOC102703763, translating to MRDDDYAFRTRGAPNSTHPPRPAGPLSSYGQWPAAMAPPTHAAIAAAATSALGVALGVRLLLLLSRSRALKPLAAATSAAAAALKTPRALAASSSPLAALLAASKAASKSYKAARTLRPAARLPSLPSDKRLKAAFAAASLLRLAAAAPPPVASPTGVAALAILKSGYKLSKNSAKVIEGFLGLQVHKGIRNGVDALGVVVKVAVIATEVAVWVGGRFWGGRRGCSVQFLGFTRPSSLLLVRYSKSEAQVVLLDHGAGRVAMDGDEKQLEGREGSDLLCLAVPLPEATHY from the coding sequence ATGCGCGACGACGACTACGCCTTTCGCACGCGAGGGGCGCCGAACAGCACCcacccgccgcggccggccggtcCTCTTTCGTCCTATGGCCAGTGGCCCGCCGcgatggcgccgccgacgcacgccgcgatcgccgccgccgccacctccgcgcTCGGGGTAGCGCTGGGggtgcggctgctgctgctcctctcccgctcccgcgcgCTCaagccgctcgccgccgccacgtccgccgcggcggccgcgctcAAGACCCCGCGCGCGctggccgcctcctcgtccccgctcgccgcgctgctcgcGGCCTCCAAGGCCGCGTCCAAGTCCTACAAGGCCGCGCGAACgctccgccccgccgcgcgcctcccttccctcccctcCGACAAGCGCCtcaaggccgcgttcgccgccgcctcgctcctacgcctcgcggccgccgcgccgccccccgTCGCGTCCCCCACCGGCGTCGCGGCCCTCGCGATCCTCAAGTCTGGCTACAAGCTTTCCAAGAACTCGGCCAAGGTCATCGAGGGCTTCCTCGGCCTCCAGGTGCACAAGGGCATCAGGAATGGGGTCGACGCGCTCGGGGTGGTCGTCAAGGTCGCCGTAATCGCCACCGAGGTCGCCGTATGGGTCGGCGGTCGATTCTGGGGCGGCCGACGGGGGTGCTCCGTGCAATTTCTCGGCTTTACTCGGCCGAGCAGTTTACTGCTTGTTCGGTATAGCAAATCTGAAGCCCAAGTTGTGCTCTTGGATCATGGAGCTGGAAGAGTTGCGATGGATGGAGATGAGAAACAGTTGGAAGGGCGAGAGGGGTCGGACTTACTCTGCCTTGCGGTGCCACTTCCTGAGGCAACACATTATTAG